The following coding sequences lie in one Bacteroidota bacterium genomic window:
- a CDS encoding D-tyrosyl-tRNA(Tyr) deacylase, with product MRAVIQRVGRASVSIENEVTGRIAKGMLILLGIEESDNEEDVDWLCGKLSRLRIFPDENGVMNLDIQAVGGAFLVVSQFTLHASTKKGNRPSYIRSARPETAIPLYEMFVEKLADTSGCAVQTGRFGAMMQVELVNEGPVTIIIDTKNKE from the coding sequence ATGAGGGCAGTGATACAACGTGTAGGAAGGGCCTCGGTGAGCATTGAAAACGAAGTGACCGGCCGGATTGCCAAAGGCATGCTCATCTTGCTAGGCATTGAAGAGTCTGATAATGAAGAGGATGTGGACTGGCTTTGTGGCAAACTCAGCCGTTTACGCATTTTTCCCGACGAAAACGGGGTGATGAATCTCGACATCCAGGCTGTGGGAGGAGCGTTTCTGGTGGTTTCGCAGTTCACACTGCACGCCAGCACCAAGAAGGGCAACCGACCAAGTTATATTCGTTCAGCCAGGCCGGAAACAGCCATTCCGCTATATGAGATGTTTGTAGAAAAGCTTGCGGACACATCCGGCTGTGCCGTGCAAACCGGACGCTTCGGGGCAATGATGCAGGTGGAACTGGTCAATGAGGGGCCGGTAACCATTATCATCGACACAAAAAACAAAGAGTGA
- a CDS encoding T9SS type A sorting domain-containing protein, whose product MKSRILIVLAVLSGLASRLGAQEPFTQLPQNFVPVYLGSSVWADYDRDGHMDLYVTGWRSQGGSTSAPSSYLYRNNGDGTFSEVSTSVVPLGASAAAWGDFDNDGYPDLAVAGNTGASAYDARIYRNNGNGTFTDIQAGLAPLLTPALAWGDLNNDGLPDLIASGTAQDGSAFTGIYYNNGNNTFSLATASLPQLTQSAVAIADLNLDGLNDIIICGRLGTSNYISRLYLNQGNGSFIQAFSFEPARYPAIDIADVDGDGLPDVVIQGGNNTDVLHTSLYKNQGGGNFQLIPNPFTGVYQGWAAFGDYNNDGAPDLAITGSNVPTGATRITKLYSNNGSGIFSEVTAAGFPGLRRSMVQWGDMNNDGKLDLLITGYFNVSDYMTRVYVNNAPLANTPPLPPAGLTSNISGNEVQLTWLAASDAQTPVSSLTYNLRVGTSPGSGNVVAAHALPNGKLTIPRNGNQGHRLNKLLQNLPDGTYYWSVQAVDAGFMGSEFAQEQSFTIGSPAAHEVTFVVTHNGQAIAQALVETPAGNAFTNSLGHATLTLPAGNHAWFVNKSPFRQAFGFVQVNAPTQIEVSLQNEIPVNLPFTELFNIGQQPAGWHNQVENNNFARWHFNGTVAMAGTASAGPANPVHTHLTSPEVLTEGLIGNLKLSFSHRLTITGSGAKARVYVYRQTQSLPVWEQIAEYTQGTGGSGGFVNVDIPIPINAGASSVRLRFELEETQTSPGLWEIDQVELLYQPAGTHEVQIVAVRPAANLQAPWFMTGSFSPAATAKNIGLQPIENLSLEVRYNGAIVSQSAAVNLAPGQTNLLEATPAFNPPAAPGTYALDYRTVAPGLDLNSPNNQRTYQLILTDSTYAQDYGTTAAVVGFDTGLEAGHVFSVEGIRIASLVANSIGIHWSPSQASGSFGFAIYELAPASNSIQQLVYQSPAINISASDAGQYRIYPLSGAVILDFNTRYALLLQSNSTELQVMSDGQNVQGYHKKTGNELVQVATPQHGAPLLRLNVQLVGGIPSGKKETTVVYPNPTRDVVRLLNPGNDTRAMVYTADGRLVMQTLLIQDGAEINLSQLKPGLYLIRLSESGRTTIVERIP is encoded by the coding sequence ATGAAAAGTAGGATACTCATCGTGCTGGCTGTTTTATCGGGACTGGCCAGCAGACTTGGGGCACAGGAACCTTTTACGCAATTGCCGCAAAATTTTGTACCGGTCTATCTTGGTTCGTCTGTTTGGGCTGACTACGATCGCGACGGGCACATGGACCTGTATGTCACAGGGTGGCGCAGCCAGGGCGGGAGCACTTCGGCGCCATCGTCGTATCTCTACCGCAACAATGGTGATGGCACGTTCAGCGAGGTAAGCACGTCCGTTGTACCCCTTGGTGCAAGTGCGGCTGCCTGGGGTGATTTTGACAACGATGGCTATCCTGACCTCGCCGTAGCCGGGAATACGGGCGCAAGTGCTTATGATGCAAGAATTTACCGCAACAATGGCAATGGAACATTCACAGATATCCAGGCCGGGCTGGCCCCACTCCTTACCCCTGCCCTTGCATGGGGCGACCTCAACAACGACGGCTTGCCCGACCTGATCGCATCCGGCACTGCGCAGGATGGATCCGCCTTTACCGGCATTTATTACAACAATGGCAACAATACCTTCAGCCTGGCAACGGCAAGCCTGCCACAACTTACGCAGTCAGCCGTAGCAATTGCCGATCTTAATCTGGATGGCCTGAACGACATCATCATTTGCGGACGACTTGGCACATCCAACTACATATCAAGGCTATACCTAAATCAGGGCAACGGCAGCTTCATTCAGGCCTTCAGCTTCGAGCCGGCACGCTATCCAGCCATCGACATTGCCGATGTGGACGGCGACGGCCTGCCGGATGTGGTGATCCAGGGTGGCAATAACACCGATGTGCTTCACACAAGTTTGTACAAGAACCAGGGTGGCGGCAACTTTCAGCTGATTCCCAATCCGTTTACCGGCGTTTATCAGGGTTGGGCAGCCTTTGGCGATTACAACAACGACGGCGCTCCCGACCTGGCCATCACAGGCTCCAATGTGCCCACAGGTGCAACACGTATTACAAAACTCTACAGCAACAACGGAAGTGGTATTTTCTCCGAGGTAACCGCTGCCGGGTTCCCCGGCCTGCGCCGCTCGATGGTGCAATGGGGAGACATGAACAACGACGGCAAGCTCGACCTGCTGATCACGGGCTACTTCAATGTAAGCGACTACATGACAAGGGTTTATGTCAATAACGCCCCGCTTGCCAACACCCCTCCGCTTCCACCCGCTGGTTTGACGAGCAACATCAGCGGAAACGAAGTTCAATTGACCTGGCTGGCGGCTTCCGACGCACAGACACCTGTTTCATCGCTCACCTATAACCTCAGGGTGGGCACCTCACCCGGGAGTGGCAATGTGGTTGCAGCCCACGCCTTGCCCAACGGCAAACTGACCATACCCCGAAACGGCAACCAGGGCCACAGGCTCAACAAGCTGCTTCAAAACCTGCCCGATGGCACCTATTACTGGTCGGTGCAGGCCGTTGACGCTGGATTTATGGGCTCTGAATTTGCTCAGGAACAGTCATTTACAATAGGAAGTCCAGCAGCTCACGAAGTCACCTTTGTTGTAACACACAATGGCCAGGCCATCGCGCAGGCCCTCGTCGAGACCCCTGCCGGCAATGCATTCACCAACAGCCTGGGGCATGCCACCCTCACCTTGCCTGCAGGCAACCATGCCTGGTTTGTGAACAAATCGCCATTCCGCCAGGCCTTCGGCTTTGTTCAGGTGAATGCACCAACCCAGATTGAGGTGAGCCTGCAAAACGAAATCCCTGTAAATCTGCCGTTTACCGAACTTTTCAATATTGGTCAACAACCGGCAGGCTGGCACAACCAAGTGGAAAACAACAACTTTGCCCGTTGGCATTTTAATGGCACTGTAGCCATGGCAGGCACAGCCAGTGCGGGGCCGGCCAATCCGGTACATACACACCTCACCAGTCCGGAGGTGCTTACAGAAGGCCTCATCGGCAACCTGAAGCTGAGCTTCAGCCACCGGTTGACCATCACCGGAAGTGGCGCAAAAGCCCGGGTGTATGTTTACCGCCAAACCCAGAGTCTGCCGGTGTGGGAGCAGATTGCTGAATACACGCAAGGCACAGGTGGCTCAGGAGGGTTCGTAAATGTGGATATTCCTATCCCGATAAATGCCGGTGCGAGCTCAGTGCGCCTGCGGTTTGAGCTTGAGGAAACCCAAACCTCCCCAGGTTTGTGGGAAATTGACCAGGTAGAATTGCTTTATCAGCCTGCAGGCACGCATGAGGTTCAGATTGTGGCGGTGCGTCCTGCTGCTAACCTTCAGGCACCCTGGTTCATGACAGGCAGTTTTTCGCCTGCGGCTACAGCCAAAAATATTGGCCTTCAGCCCATTGAAAACCTCAGCCTGGAGGTAAGATACAACGGCGCAATCGTTAGCCAGAGCGCAGCAGTGAATCTCGCACCGGGTCAAACAAACCTCCTTGAAGCAACACCTGCATTCAACCCTCCGGCAGCTCCCGGAACCTATGCACTTGATTACAGGACAGTTGCCCCCGGCCTCGACCTGAACAGCCCAAACAACCAGAGGACTTACCAATTGATCCTCACCGACAGCACCTATGCCCAGGACTACGGCACAACCGCTGCAGTGGTAGGTTTTGACACAGGGCTTGAAGCCGGGCATGTTTTTTCGGTGGAGGGCATTCGCATAGCTTCGCTGGTTGCCAACTCAATAGGTATCCACTGGTCGCCTTCGCAAGCAAGCGGCAGCTTTGGTTTTGCAATCTATGAGCTCGCGCCGGCTTCAAACAGCATCCAACAACTTGTTTATCAGTCGCCTGCAATAAACATATCGGCCTCCGATGCCGGACAGTACAGGATTTATCCCCTGTCCGGCGCCGTAATTCTCGATTTCAACACGAGGTATGCACTGCTGTTGCAATCCAACAGCACCGAACTCCAAGTCATGTCGGACGGCCAGAATGTGCAGGGTTACCATAAAAAGACGGGCAATGAGCTTGTGCAGGTTGCCACTCCGCAGCATGGTGCACCTTTGTTGCGACTGAATGTGCAACTGGTGGGAGGCATTCCATCCGGAAAAAAAGAAACTACGGTGGTTTATCCCAATCCCACCCGAGATGTGGTTAGGCTGCTCAATCCCGGCAACGACACCAGGGCGATGGTTTACACTGCCGACGGAAGGCTTGTAATGCAGACTTTATTGATACAGGACGGGGCTGAGATCAACCTTTCGCAGCTGAAGCCCGGGCTTTACCTGATTCGCCTGTCCGAAAGCGGACGGACGACAATTGTGGAGCGCATCCCCTGA
- a CDS encoding pyridoxine 5'-phosphate synthase: MTRLSVNINKVATLRNARGGNVPDVQQFAIDCQRFGADGITVHPRPDQRHITFRDVELLRPIVHTEFNIEGNPTEQFIQLVINNKADQVTLVPDDPGQLTSDHGWDTIRHKSFLKEVIQRFHEAGIRVSIFVDPDPEMVRHALETGTDRVELYTESYARHYTADPAKAIAPFVEAAREANKLGIGLNAGHDLNLDNVQYFAANIPGLLEVSIGHALISEALYFGIENTIQMYKRRLELAALGKTPDHDNK; this comes from the coding sequence ATGACCCGTCTGAGTGTAAATATCAATAAGGTGGCTACCCTGCGCAATGCCAGGGGAGGTAATGTGCCCGACGTGCAGCAGTTTGCCATCGACTGCCAACGTTTTGGCGCCGATGGCATCACCGTCCATCCCCGGCCCGACCAGCGCCACATCACCTTTCGCGATGTGGAATTGCTCCGCCCCATCGTGCATACAGAGTTCAATATCGAAGGCAATCCTACCGAGCAATTTATTCAGTTGGTAATCAACAACAAAGCCGACCAGGTAACCCTCGTGCCCGACGACCCCGGCCAATTGACCAGCGACCACGGCTGGGATACCATCCGGCATAAAAGCTTCCTGAAGGAGGTCATCCAGCGCTTTCACGAAGCCGGCATCAGGGTTTCGATCTTCGTTGACCCCGATCCGGAAATGGTGCGCCATGCCCTGGAAACCGGCACCGACAGGGTGGAGTTGTACACCGAGTCGTATGCCCGGCATTACACTGCTGATCCGGCAAAGGCCATTGCTCCTTTTGTGGAGGCGGCCCGCGAAGCCAACAAACTGGGAATCGGACTCAATGCCGGCCACGACCTCAACCTGGACAATGTGCAGTATTTTGCGGCCAACATTCCGGGCTTGCTCGAAGTTTCCATCGGGCACGCGCTGATCAGCGAAGCCCTCTACTTTGGCATCGAAAATACCATTCAGATGTACAAGCGCCGGCTGGAACTTGCCGCCTTGGGGAAAACGCCGGATCACGATAACAAGTGA
- a CDS encoding NAD(P)H-hydrate dehydratase → MISATKILNIAQIRQADAYTIAHEPISSVDLMERAAGNLYNALKPRLGREKQILIFCGTGNNGGDGLVLARKMLEDGFHAETFVLRMGNNESNDFTINLERLLALGGKVQEISNKAQFPTISSHSIVVDALFGSGLSRPLDGTAAELVLHINESEAIVISVDMPSGLFADKPMPKGLQAVVQADYTFTFELPRLAFLMPENEFFVGNWQVIPICLHPDYLAQADTHYYYLEAGGLAGLLKGRRRHAHKGDFGHALLIAGSRDKGGAALLAAGACLRSGTGLLHVHLPQAIAPALLAKLPEAMISPEDADCFTRLPELSPYHAIGVGPGLGTAPETANALKLLIQQSRVPLILDADALNLLAEHPTWLAFLPKGSILTPHPGEFRRLTGSWTDSFERLEMQRAMSLKHGLIIVLKGAYTCVSMPDGRCFFNSSGNPGMATAGSGDVLTGVITGLVSRGYSPHEAALLGVYLHGLAGDLAAETLGFESLIASDITAHLGKAFAKLQEIRFNQP, encoded by the coding sequence ATGATTTCGGCCACAAAGATTCTGAACATCGCACAAATCCGTCAAGCCGATGCTTACACGATTGCGCATGAGCCCATCAGCTCGGTCGATCTGATGGAACGGGCAGCCGGAAACCTTTACAACGCACTCAAGCCCAGGCTTGGCCGTGAAAAACAGATACTCATTTTTTGCGGAACCGGAAACAACGGCGGAGACGGCCTTGTGCTTGCCCGAAAGATGCTCGAGGATGGTTTCCATGCCGAAACTTTCGTGCTGCGCATGGGCAACAACGAAAGCAACGATTTCACCATTAACCTGGAGCGTTTGCTTGCGCTTGGCGGCAAGGTGCAGGAGATCAGCAACAAGGCGCAGTTTCCTACGATTTCCAGCCACAGCATTGTGGTGGATGCGCTTTTTGGCTCGGGATTGAGCCGGCCGCTCGACGGGACGGCCGCCGAGCTGGTGCTTCATATCAATGAAAGCGAGGCAATTGTGATCAGCGTGGACATGCCCTCGGGGCTCTTTGCCGACAAGCCCATGCCCAAAGGCTTACAGGCTGTGGTGCAGGCCGATTACACTTTTACTTTCGAGCTGCCCAGGCTGGCCTTTTTGATGCCTGAAAATGAGTTTTTTGTTGGCAACTGGCAGGTTATACCCATCTGCCTGCACCCTGATTATCTGGCTCAGGCCGACACCCATTATTACTACCTTGAGGCCGGTGGGCTGGCCGGATTGCTCAAGGGGCGTCGAAGGCATGCCCACAAGGGCGATTTCGGGCACGCCCTGCTCATTGCCGGCTCGCGCGACAAGGGTGGGGCAGCCCTGCTGGCGGCCGGAGCCTGCCTGCGCAGTGGAACAGGACTGCTGCATGTGCACCTCCCCCAGGCCATTGCACCGGCCCTGCTGGCTAAGCTTCCCGAAGCAATGATCAGCCCCGAAGATGCAGACTGCTTTACGAGGCTGCCCGAGCTGTCGCCCTACCATGCCATAGGCGTGGGGCCGGGACTTGGAACAGCGCCAGAAACAGCCAATGCACTCAAATTGCTCATCCAGCAATCGCGGGTACCGCTGATTCTCGATGCCGACGCCCTGAACCTTCTGGCTGAGCATCCAACCTGGCTGGCTTTTTTGCCCAAAGGCAGCATACTCACACCTCACCCCGGCGAATTCAGGCGGCTTACCGGCAGCTGGACCGACAGTTTTGAGCGGCTCGAAATGCAACGTGCCATGTCGCTGAAGCACGGCCTCATCATCGTGCTCAAAGGAGCATACACCTGTGTGAGCATGCCCGACGGCCGATGTTTTTTCAACAGCAGCGGCAATCCAGGCATGGCAACGGCAGGCAGCGGCGATGTGCTTACCGGCGTGATCACCGGACTGGTTTCGCGAGGCTACTCCCCCCACGAAGCAGCATTGCTGGGCGTTTATCTGCACGGACTGGCAGGCGACCTGGCCGCAGAAACATTGGGTTTCGAAAGTCTTATTGCCAGCGATATCACGGCACACCTGGGCAAGGCTTTTGCAAAGTTGCAGGAAATCAGGTTTAATCAACCCTGA
- a CDS encoding nicotinamide mononucleotide transporter — protein MTPSEFWQLFADNIIQSSTLELVAVVFGLLSVFYSMKVNILVFPTGIISVLIYVYITYKVGLYADMFINWVYFVMSVYGWYKWLQPSEGRPQLPVSWASRKLNLIALVSTAFSFVVMQYVLRRYTDSTVPYMDAFTTAIFITGMWLMALKKVENWIYWIVGDVVSVPLYFHKELVFTSFQFFVFLILAVLGLIRWRKEAVYA, from the coding sequence ATGACGCCGAGTGAGTTCTGGCAACTCTTTGCCGACAACATTATTCAGAGCAGTACCCTCGAGCTGGTTGCCGTTGTGTTTGGCCTGCTGAGCGTGTTTTACAGCATGAAGGTCAACATCCTGGTGTTTCCGACAGGCATCATCAGCGTGCTGATTTATGTGTACATCACTTACAAGGTTGGCCTGTATGCCGATATGTTCATCAACTGGGTGTATTTTGTTATGAGTGTCTATGGTTGGTACAAGTGGTTGCAGCCGTCGGAAGGAAGGCCGCAATTGCCGGTGAGCTGGGCCAGTAGAAAATTGAATCTCATTGCGTTGGTATCTACTGCTTTTTCTTTTGTTGTCATGCAATATGTCTTGCGTCGCTATACCGACAGCACAGTACCTTACATGGATGCCTTCACAACTGCCATCTTTATCACCGGCATGTGGCTGATGGCGCTCAAAAAGGTTGAAAACTGGATCTACTGGATTGTTGGCGATGTGGTTTCTGTCCCGTTATATTTTCATAAAGAGTTGGTATTCACAAGTTTTCAGTTTTTTGTGTTTTTAATCCTGGCGGTGCTCGGACTCATCCGCTGGCGAAAGGAGGCCGTGTATGCTTAA
- a CDS encoding glycosyltransferase — MNSQKLHVLYLPRWYPNRYDPMPGLFIRRHAEAVSSFCQVSVVYVHADDKRSRGYEVVETNEPGLTTFVIYFPKSFSRLLNLWRFLRANFLGIRLVRRKHGVPDLIHVHVLTRLALIAWWYKVRYGIPYLITEHWSRYIPSRNEFKGLVRKGLTRFLVRRASMLTTVTQNLARAMQAHKMTNQDVRILPNVVDTARFQPAARKRDFPRQIVHVSCFEDRSKNISGLLRALKSLRQQRTDFECVLIGEGMDFDAIKQQALSLDMLEYVRFTGLIEGQELAEQLAQGHFLVLFSNYENLPVVIPEALACGLPVVATDVGGISELINPSNGMLVPPGDEQKLVWAMDRMLNMLASFDAAELRNCVVETNSKEAVGRLLHEWYREIAR; from the coding sequence ATGAACAGCCAGAAACTGCATGTACTCTATCTGCCGCGTTGGTATCCAAATAGATACGATCCAATGCCCGGCTTGTTCATTCGTCGTCATGCCGAAGCGGTATCCAGCTTTTGCCAGGTTTCGGTGGTTTATGTGCATGCTGATGACAAAAGGTCACGGGGATACGAAGTTGTCGAAACCAACGAACCCGGACTGACAACTTTTGTCATCTATTTTCCAAAATCGTTTTCCAGGCTGCTAAATCTCTGGCGGTTTCTGAGGGCAAACTTTTTGGGAATCAGGCTGGTTCGCAGGAAACATGGCGTACCCGACCTCATTCACGTGCATGTACTTACCCGCCTGGCGCTGATTGCCTGGTGGTACAAAGTCCGCTACGGCATCCCTTACCTCATCACCGAGCATTGGTCGCGCTACATCCCCTCGCGCAACGAATTCAAAGGGCTGGTGCGCAAAGGCCTGACGAGGTTTCTTGTGCGCAGGGCATCCATGCTGACCACCGTAACACAAAACCTGGCCCGGGCAATGCAGGCCCATAAAATGACGAACCAGGACGTACGCATCCTGCCAAATGTCGTTGACACCGCACGCTTTCAGCCCGCAGCGCGCAAACGCGACTTTCCCAGGCAAATCGTTCATGTAAGTTGTTTCGAAGACCGCTCAAAAAATATCTCCGGGCTATTGCGCGCCCTCAAATCGCTCCGGCAGCAACGTACTGATTTTGAGTGTGTGTTGATTGGCGAAGGCATGGATTTCGATGCCATCAAACAGCAGGCACTTTCGCTTGATATGCTTGAATATGTGAGGTTTACAGGTCTGATTGAGGGCCAGGAGCTGGCTGAGCAACTGGCGCAGGGTCACTTTCTGGTATTGTTCAGCAACTACGAAAACCTTCCGGTGGTCATTCCGGAAGCCCTGGCCTGCGGGCTGCCTGTGGTAGCCACCGACGTCGGCGGGATTTCGGAGCTGATCAACCCTTCAAATGGCATGCTGGTTCCGCCGGGCGATGAACAAAAGCTCGTCTGGGCAATGGACAGGATGCTCAACATGCTTGCTTCGTTCGATGCGGCTGAATTGCGCAATTGCGTGGTCGAGACCAACAGCAAGGAAGCGGTCGGAAGGCTGCTTCACGAATGGTACAGGGAAATTGCCCGATAA
- a CDS encoding ATP-binding protein, protein MLKVAVTGPESTGKSWLASRLAVYYGCLWVPEFARTYLQNLGRKYTPEDIEYIAMRQDQLIRNAMVKDSPLLFADTELLVCKIWSEFVFGTCPESIRQLTDRQEFDLYLLCDIDLPWQPDPLREHPDKRDALFNLYRAELEARNWPYAVISGAGNQRLQNAIGKVNQVLGVKE, encoded by the coding sequence ATGCTTAAAGTAGCTGTGACCGGTCCGGAATCGACCGGCAAATCGTGGCTGGCCTCTAGGCTGGCAGTGTATTACGGCTGCCTCTGGGTGCCCGAATTTGCGCGCACTTATCTGCAAAACCTTGGCAGGAAGTACACCCCCGAAGACATTGAATACATCGCCATGCGTCAGGACCAGCTCATCCGCAATGCCATGGTCAAAGATTCGCCCTTGCTTTTTGCTGATACTGAGTTGCTTGTGTGCAAAATCTGGAGTGAGTTTGTCTTTGGCACATGCCCCGAAAGCATCCGGCAGCTTACCGACCGTCAGGAGTTCGATCTTTATCTGCTTTGCGACATCGACCTGCCCTGGCAGCCCGATCCGCTGCGCGAACATCCGGACAAGCGCGATGCTTTGTTTAATTTGTATCGGGCGGAGCTCGAAGCACGCAACTGGCCCTATGCGGTGATCAGCGGGGCTGGAAATCAGCGCCTTCAGAACGCTATCGGTAAGGTGAATCAGGTGTTGGGTGTAAAAGAATGA
- a CDS encoding cytochrome-c peroxidase — translation MKAYLWLFLAAAAMFLACGGGQKDKKMSEADQMLLETARRYFATLPPANDPNTPLAQLGKKLYYETAFSANGQLSCNSCHPIATYGVDNKRVSPGHDGSLGTRNSPTTFNAWFHVAQFWDGRSPDLADQAKGPVLNPIEMGLQSPEDVVRILRSMPEYVEMFAAAFPGKDDPITFDNFAIAIAEFEGTLATPAAFDAFLEGAFDALTDEQKQGLSMFIETGCIACHVGPGLGGNMMQRFGLVHSPYYEFTGSQPDPGRAAVTGNESEKYVFKTPSLRNIEMTAPYFHDGSVESLEEAIRIMAYTQLGKQLNQEEVQTLINFFKTLTGKIPEHAL, via the coding sequence ATGAAAGCTTACCTGTGGTTATTTCTGGCAGCTGCTGCAATGTTTTTGGCCTGTGGCGGAGGTCAGAAAGACAAAAAAATGAGCGAGGCCGATCAGATGTTGCTCGAAACGGCCAGACGTTATTTTGCTACTTTGCCACCTGCCAACGATCCCAATACGCCGCTGGCGCAGCTGGGCAAGAAACTTTATTACGAAACGGCTTTCTCAGCCAACGGACAGCTTAGTTGCAACAGCTGCCATCCCATTGCCACCTATGGTGTGGACAACAAGCGGGTTTCTCCCGGCCACGATGGAAGCCTGGGAACGCGCAACAGCCCGACCACCTTCAATGCCTGGTTTCATGTAGCCCAGTTTTGGGATGGCCGTTCGCCCGACCTGGCCGATCAGGCCAAGGGGCCGGTGCTCAATCCCATCGAGATGGGATTGCAAAGCCCTGAAGATGTGGTCCGTATCCTTCGTTCCATGCCTGAATATGTCGAAATGTTTGCTGCAGCTTTTCCAGGTAAGGACGACCCCATCACCTTCGATAATTTTGCAATTGCCATTGCTGAATTCGAAGGCACACTGGCCACACCGGCAGCATTTGATGCTTTCCTCGAAGGAGCATTCGATGCCCTCACGGATGAACAAAAACAAGGCCTGAGCATGTTTATCGAAACCGGCTGCATTGCCTGCCATGTGGGACCAGGTCTCGGAGGCAATATGATGCAGCGCTTCGGCCTGGTGCACAGCCCCTATTACGAATTCACAGGTTCGCAACCCGATCCGGGAAGGGCAGCAGTAACAGGCAACGAATCAGAAAAATATGTCTTCAAAACCCCTTCGCTGCGCAATATCGAAATGACAGCGCCTTATTTCCACGATGGAAGTGTGGAAAGTCTGGAAGAAGCTATCCGCATCATGGCCTACACCCAACTGGGCAAACAGCTCAACCAGGAAGAGGTGCAAACCTTGATTAACTTTTTCAAAACGCTAACGGGCAAGATACCAGAACACGCTTTGTAG
- a CDS encoding universal stress protein: MNVIIATDFSEFSDNLLPYATQLLRNTGGKVILFHSFGDYVLPGEPGLPGMMESEAYLNRELMAELESQARLQMAQVEAKFSDMLKTLEAHNIEIETVIKGGEPDMGLGELIAERHIDLVLLGTRGKGRKGFLEGSMARRIMESIPTPLLIIPEGYSYRENNKILYATSLNKNDEAAIRLLLELLDPYDPELHVIHLQWDITKQEPVLRMETLRQTFIKEVELGKLKFQLIPARNAREDLKTYCAAHDISMASFIANKRSWLDYLFRGKVGKNDFFALNIPMLTFRFDPELRP, translated from the coding sequence ATGAACGTCATCATTGCCACCGATTTCAGCGAGTTTTCCGACAACCTGTTGCCTTATGCCACACAACTGCTGCGCAACACAGGCGGGAAAGTCATCTTGTTTCATTCCTTTGGCGATTATGTGCTTCCGGGCGAACCAGGACTTCCGGGCATGATGGAGTCGGAGGCCTACCTGAACCGCGAGCTGATGGCCGAGCTGGAATCGCAGGCACGCTTGCAGATGGCACAGGTGGAAGCGAAGTTCAGCGATATGCTTAAAACTCTCGAAGCCCATAATATTGAAATTGAGACCGTTATAAAGGGTGGCGAACCCGACATGGGCCTGGGCGAACTGATTGCTGAGCGCCATATCGACCTTGTGCTTCTTGGCACCAGGGGCAAAGGAAGAAAAGGGTTTCTCGAAGGCAGCATGGCCAGGCGCATCATGGAAAGCATACCTACCCCACTGCTGATCATACCAGAAGGATACAGCTACCGCGAAAACAACAAAATCCTCTACGCCACCAGCCTGAACAAAAACGACGAAGCAGCCATCCGCCTGCTGCTCGAGCTGCTCGACCCCTACGACCCGGAGCTGCATGTAATTCATCTGCAATGGGATATCACAAAACAGGAACCGGTGCTGCGCATGGAAACGCTGCGGCAGACATTTATCAAAGAAGTTGAACTGGGCAAACTGAAGTTTCAGCTGATTCCGGCCCGAAATGCGCGCGAAGACCTGAAAACCTATTGTGCAGCACACGACATCAGCATGGCCTCGTTCATTGCCAACAAACGCTCGTGGCTGGACTATCTTTTCCGCGGAAAGGTGGGGAAGAACGATTTCTTCGCACTGAATATTCCCATGCTCACCTTTCGCTTCGATCCTGAGCTGCGTCCCTGA
- a CDS encoding DUF423 domain-containing protein has product MKQYRIIVTGAALAALAVAAGAFGAHGLKGKISPADLANFETAVRYQLIHALAIILLGAISNQLQNKLATWSFRAFWFGVICFSGSLYLLSTKTLSSLELAWLWPVTPLGGVSMILGWILLALAAYKSSNA; this is encoded by the coding sequence ATGAAGCAATACAGGATAATCGTCACCGGCGCGGCTCTTGCCGCCCTGGCCGTGGCAGCCGGAGCTTTTGGCGCCCATGGACTTAAAGGGAAAATTTCACCTGCCGACCTGGCAAATTTCGAAACAGCAGTGAGGTACCAGCTGATCCATGCCCTGGCCATCATACTTCTTGGAGCTATCAGTAATCAATTGCAAAATAAGCTGGCAACCTGGTCATTCAGAGCGTTTTGGTTTGGGGTGATATGTTTCTCCGGCTCACTTTACCTGCTTTCCACCAAAACCCTCAGTTCGCTAGAATTGGCCTGGTTGTGGCCAGTTACGCCCCTGGGTGGTGTGAGCATGATTCTGGGCTGGATATTGTTGGCCTTGGCTGCATACAAATCATCAAATGCCTGA